A genomic window from Streptomyces sp. WMMC940 includes:
- a CDS encoding AMP-binding protein, protein MVLTPSAGSELTPSAHHDTFARDHLPPREQWPRLLFGLPELRYPERLNCGGELLDATIERHGAGRPAFRDGEGAVWTYGELRERVDRIAHVLIGELGVVPGNRVLLRGPTTPWLAACWLAVMKAGGVAVTVLAQQRARELAVMCDIAQVTHALCDVRSMDDLVKAEVPGLRVTAFGGDGPDDLLRLAEGGPAVFRAVETAADDVALIAFTSGTTGRPKGCMHFHRDVLAVADTFSARVLRPSPDDVFAGSPPLGFTFGLGGLVVFPLRAGASALLLEQAGPGQLLPAIAEHRVSVLFTAPTAYRVMLDGVGGHDVSSLRRCVSAGENLPATTWQAWRERTGLRIINGIGATELLHIFISAADGDIRPGTTGVPVPGWEARVVDGDSGEPVPDGEPGLLAVRGPVGCRYLSDRRQGVYVRNGWNLTGDTYVREPDGWFRYVARADDMIISAGYNIAGPEVEDALLAHPDVVEAAVVGRADELRGQIVAAYVVLREGAARDEAGAEALREFVKTRLVPYKCPRAIVFMDALPRTPTGKLQRFRLRGLE, encoded by the coding sequence GTGGTGCTGACACCCTCGGCCGGCTCGGAGCTGACTCCTTCGGCTCATCACGACACGTTCGCGCGGGACCATCTGCCGCCGCGGGAGCAGTGGCCGCGGTTGCTGTTCGGGTTGCCGGAGCTGCGGTATCCGGAGCGGCTCAACTGCGGCGGGGAGTTGCTGGACGCCACGATCGAGCGCCACGGGGCCGGCCGTCCCGCGTTCCGGGACGGCGAGGGCGCCGTCTGGACGTACGGGGAACTGCGGGAGCGGGTCGACCGGATCGCGCATGTGCTGATCGGTGAGCTGGGCGTGGTGCCCGGCAACCGGGTGCTGCTGCGGGGCCCGACGACGCCGTGGCTGGCCGCGTGCTGGCTCGCGGTGATGAAGGCGGGTGGGGTGGCGGTGACGGTGCTCGCCCAGCAGCGGGCCCGGGAGCTGGCCGTCATGTGTGACATCGCACAGGTGACGCACGCGTTGTGCGACGTCCGCTCCATGGACGATCTGGTGAAGGCGGAGGTGCCCGGGCTGCGGGTCACCGCGTTCGGCGGGGACGGGCCCGACGATCTGCTGCGGCTGGCGGAAGGCGGTCCGGCCGTGTTCCGGGCGGTGGAGACGGCGGCGGACGATGTGGCGCTGATCGCGTTCACGAGCGGGACGACGGGCCGGCCGAAGGGGTGCATGCACTTCCACCGGGATGTGCTGGCCGTTGCCGACACGTTCTCGGCGCGGGTGCTGCGGCCGTCGCCTGACGATGTGTTCGCGGGGAGCCCTCCGCTCGGTTTCACGTTCGGTCTGGGCGGTCTGGTGGTGTTCCCGCTGCGGGCGGGAGCGTCGGCGCTGTTGCTGGAGCAGGCGGGACCGGGTCAGTTGCTGCCGGCGATCGCCGAGCACCGGGTGTCGGTGCTGTTCACCGCGCCGACGGCGTACCGGGTGATGCTGGACGGTGTCGGCGGCCACGACGTCTCCTCGCTGCGGCGCTGCGTGTCCGCCGGGGAGAACCTGCCGGCCACGACCTGGCAGGCGTGGCGGGAGCGGACGGGGCTGCGGATCATCAACGGCATCGGGGCGACGGAGCTGCTGCACATCTTCATCTCGGCGGCGGACGGGGACATCCGGCCGGGGACGACGGGCGTTCCGGTCCCGGGTTGGGAGGCGCGGGTGGTGGACGGGGACTCCGGGGAGCCGGTGCCGGACGGTGAGCCGGGGCTGCTGGCGGTGCGGGGTCCGGTGGGCTGCCGCTACCTCTCGGATCGGCGGCAGGGCGTGTACGTGCGGAACGGCTGGAACCTGACGGGTGACACGTACGTACGGGAGCCGGACGGGTGGTTCCGCTATGTGGCCCGCGCCGACGACATGATCATCTCGGCGGGGTACAACATCGCGGGCCCGGAGGTGGAGGACGCTCTGCTCGCGCATCCGGACGTGGTGGAGGCGGCGGTGGTCGGCCGTGCCGACGAGCTGCGGGGCCAGATCGTGGCGGCGTACGTGGTGCTGCGGGAGGGTGCGGCGCGCGACGAGGCGGGGGCCGAGGCGCTGCGGGAGTTCGTGAAGACGCGTCTGGTGCCGTACAAGTGTCCGCGGGCGATCGTCTTCATGGACGCGTTGCCGCGCACGCCGACGGGGAAGCTGCAACGGTTCAGGTTGCGGGGCCTAGAGTGA
- a CDS encoding PaaX family transcriptional regulator produces the protein MAEQHTPRSLIVTLYGAYGRESAGPFAVAELIRLLGAVGVDAPSVRSSVSRLKRRGLLVPERTGAGAAGYALSADARQLLDDGDERIFGRRAALLSDGWVLAVFSVPEAERHKRHLLRSRLGRLGFGTAAPGVWIAPARFYEETRHTLRRLQLDPYVDLFRGEHLGFAATAEAVGRWWDLAGVAKQHEEFLDAHGPVLRAWESRGETPAEEAYRDYLLALDSWRRLPYADPGLPAELLPEDWPGGRSAEVFSGLHERLRDAGAGYVRPDGG, from the coding sequence GTGGCCGAGCAGCACACTCCTCGTTCCCTGATCGTCACCCTGTACGGCGCGTACGGACGCGAGTCGGCGGGGCCGTTCGCGGTGGCGGAGCTGATCCGGCTGCTGGGGGCGGTGGGGGTGGACGCCCCTTCGGTGCGATCGTCGGTGTCGCGGCTGAAGCGGCGGGGGCTGCTCGTCCCGGAGCGGACGGGGGCCGGGGCGGCGGGCTATGCCCTGTCGGCCGACGCCCGGCAGCTGCTGGACGACGGCGACGAACGTATTTTCGGCCGCCGTGCGGCGTTGCTGTCGGACGGCTGGGTGCTGGCGGTGTTCTCGGTGCCGGAGGCGGAGCGGCACAAGCGGCATCTGCTGCGGTCGCGTCTCGGCCGGCTGGGGTTCGGCACGGCTGCGCCGGGGGTGTGGATCGCGCCGGCACGCTTCTACGAGGAGACGCGCCACACGCTGCGGCGGCTGCAGCTGGATCCGTACGTGGACCTGTTCCGGGGCGAGCATCTGGGGTTCGCGGCGACGGCCGAGGCGGTGGGGCGCTGGTGGGACCTGGCGGGGGTGGCCAAGCAGCACGAGGAGTTCTTGGACGCCCACGGCCCGGTGCTGCGGGCGTGGGAGTCGCGTGGGGAGACGCCGGCGGAGGAGGCGTACCGGGACTACCTGCTGGCGCTTGATTCGTGGCGCCGGCTCCCGTACGCGGACCCGGGGCTGCCGGCGGAGCTGTTGCCGGAGGACTGGCCGGGTGGGCGTTCGGCTGAGGTGTTCTCGGGGTTGCACGAGCGGCTGCGGGACGCGGGCGCGGGGTACGTCCGGCCTGACGGCGGGTGA
- a CDS encoding bifunctional salicylyl-CoA 5-hydroxylase/oxidoreductase, protein MTPPPCAPDAPLPSGTTPSGTSVPPGTPGAPDAPRLLPGSDRAAHRSAPLRVAVVGGGPGGLYAAALLKRLDPARDITVWERNAPDDTFGFGVVLSDETLGGIEHADPTVHRALQRAFVRWDDIDIVHRGHTLTSGGHGFAALGRHTLLRVLHDRCRELGVKLRFRTPAPPAAELAAHHDLVIAADGVHSTTRTAHADVFRPRITTHRCRYIWLAADFALDAFRFDIAETEHGVVQLHGYPFERPEPDPHPQTEHPGEPRTTGASTVIVEMREEVWRTAGLDECDEQQSAERCAKIFAEALGGRPLRGNNSAWTAFRTVVNERWSHGNTVLLGDAAHTAHFSIGSGTKLAVEDALALAACIEEHPGLPDALTAYEAERRPVVESTQRAAAASLRWFEDLHTYLDQPPRQFAFNLLTRSRRVTHDNLRLRDPAFTRTVEDDFGCPPGTPPMFTPLRLRRLTLRNRVVVSPMDTYSADDGNPGDFHLVHLGARALGGAGLVMTEMVCVSAEGRITPGCAGLYTDAHTTAWRRVTDFVHEQAPGTAIGVQLGHSGRKGSTRLMWEGIDQPLPDGNWPLVAASPLPYRPGVNQTPHELDRAGLTLVRDQFAAAARRAADSGFDLLELHCAHGYLLSGFLSPLTNHRTDAYGGSLANRLRYPLHVFDTVRDIWPDDRPMTVRISATDWAAGGTTADDAVEIARAFAAHGADAIDVSTGQVVPDERPEYGRSYQTPYADRIRNTLRVPVIAVGAISSWDDVNSLLLAGRTDLCALARPHLYDPHWTLHAAAEQGYAGPAAPWPAPYRAGSRTPPTGRTDAPKPRLTLTGTPKP, encoded by the coding sequence ATGACCCCGCCGCCCTGCGCCCCGGACGCCCCGCTCCCGTCCGGCACCACGCCTTCGGGCACATCGGTCCCACCGGGCACGCCCGGCGCTCCGGACGCCCCCCGCCTCCTCCCCGGCTCCGACCGGGCAGCACACCGCAGCGCCCCCCTGCGAGTCGCCGTCGTCGGCGGTGGCCCCGGCGGCCTCTACGCCGCCGCACTCCTCAAACGCCTCGACCCCGCACGCGACATCACCGTCTGGGAACGCAACGCCCCCGACGACACCTTCGGCTTCGGAGTCGTCCTCTCCGACGAGACACTCGGCGGCATCGAACACGCCGACCCCACCGTCCACCGCGCACTCCAACGCGCCTTCGTCCGCTGGGACGACATCGACATCGTCCACCGCGGCCACACCCTCACCTCCGGCGGACACGGATTCGCCGCACTCGGCCGCCACACCCTCCTGCGTGTCCTCCACGACCGCTGCCGGGAACTCGGCGTGAAGCTGCGCTTCCGCACCCCGGCCCCACCCGCGGCCGAACTCGCCGCCCACCACGACCTCGTCATCGCCGCCGACGGCGTCCACAGCACCACCCGCACCGCGCACGCCGACGTCTTCCGCCCCCGCATCACCACCCACCGCTGCCGATACATCTGGCTCGCCGCCGACTTCGCCCTCGACGCCTTCCGCTTCGACATCGCCGAGACCGAACACGGCGTCGTGCAGCTCCACGGCTACCCCTTCGAGCGCCCGGAACCCGACCCCCACCCGCAGACGGAGCACCCCGGCGAACCCCGCACCACCGGAGCGTCCACCGTCATCGTCGAAATGCGCGAAGAGGTCTGGCGCACCGCCGGACTCGACGAATGCGACGAGCAGCAGTCAGCGGAACGCTGTGCCAAGATCTTCGCCGAAGCCCTCGGCGGCCGCCCCCTCCGCGGCAACAACTCCGCCTGGACCGCCTTCCGCACCGTCGTCAACGAACGCTGGTCCCACGGCAACACCGTCCTCCTCGGCGACGCCGCGCACACCGCGCACTTCTCCATCGGCTCCGGCACCAAGCTCGCCGTCGAGGACGCCCTCGCCCTCGCCGCCTGCATCGAGGAGCACCCCGGCCTCCCCGACGCCCTCACCGCCTACGAGGCCGAACGCCGCCCCGTCGTCGAATCGACCCAGCGCGCCGCCGCCGCCAGCCTCCGCTGGTTCGAGGACCTCCACACCTACCTCGACCAGCCACCCCGCCAGTTCGCCTTCAACCTCCTCACCCGCAGCCGCCGCGTCACCCACGACAACCTCCGGCTGCGCGACCCCGCCTTCACCCGCACCGTCGAGGACGACTTCGGATGCCCGCCCGGCACCCCGCCCATGTTCACACCCCTGCGGCTTCGCCGGCTGACCCTGCGCAACCGCGTGGTCGTCTCACCCATGGACACGTACTCCGCCGACGACGGCAACCCCGGGGACTTCCACCTCGTCCACCTCGGTGCCCGGGCCCTCGGCGGAGCCGGACTCGTCATGACCGAGATGGTCTGCGTCAGCGCCGAAGGCCGCATCACCCCCGGCTGCGCCGGCCTCTACACCGACGCGCACACCACCGCCTGGCGCCGCGTCACCGACTTCGTCCACGAACAGGCACCCGGCACCGCCATCGGCGTCCAACTCGGCCACTCCGGACGCAAAGGGTCCACCCGGCTCATGTGGGAAGGCATCGACCAGCCCCTGCCCGACGGCAACTGGCCCCTCGTCGCCGCCTCACCCCTCCCGTACCGGCCCGGCGTCAACCAGACACCCCACGAGCTCGACCGCGCCGGACTGACCCTCGTCCGCGACCAGTTCGCCGCCGCCGCCCGCCGCGCCGCCGACAGCGGATTCGACCTCCTCGAACTCCACTGCGCCCACGGCTACCTCCTCTCCGGCTTCCTCTCCCCCCTCACCAACCACCGCACCGACGCCTACGGAGGCAGCCTCGCCAACCGCCTCCGCTACCCCCTCCACGTCTTCGACACCGTCCGCGACATCTGGCCCGACGACCGGCCCATGACCGTCCGGATCTCCGCCACCGACTGGGCCGCCGGCGGCACCACGGCCGACGACGCCGTGGAGATCGCCCGCGCCTTCGCCGCCCACGGCGCCGACGCCATCGACGTCTCCACCGGCCAGGTCGTCCCCGACGAACGCCCCGAGTACGGCCGCTCCTACCAGACCCCCTACGCCGACCGCATCCGCAACACCCTCCGCGTCCCCGTCATCGCCGTCGGCGCGATCTCCTCCTGGGACGACGTCAACTCCCTCCTCCTCGCAGGCCGCACCGACCTCTGCGCCCTGGCCAGGCCCCACCTGTACGACCCCCACTGGACGCTCCACGCCGCCGCCGAGCAGGGCTACGCCGGCCCCGCCGCACCCTGGCCCGCGCCCTACCGGGCCGGCAGCCGCACACCCCCGACCGGCCGCACCGACGCCCCCAAGCCGCGCCTGACCCTCACCGGGACACCGAAGCCCTGA
- a CDS encoding enoyl-CoA hydratase family protein, with protein sequence MSPFPSSAPRTEQWRHIRLTRQDGIATVTLDRPEKLNALTFGAYADLRDLLAELSRERSVRALVLAGEGRGFCSGGDVDDIIGATLAMDTAQLLDFNRMTGQVVRALRECPFPVIAAVHGVAAGAGAVLALAADFRVADPTARFSFLFTRVGLSGGDMGAAYLLPRVVGLGHATRLLMLGEPVRAAEAERIGLISELTEEGQADKAAADLARRLADGPALAHAQTKALLTAELDMPLAASVELDAATQALLMNGEDYAEFHAAFTEKRAPNWQGR encoded by the coding sequence ATGAGCCCCTTTCCCAGCTCCGCACCCCGTACCGAGCAGTGGCGCCACATCCGCCTGACCAGGCAGGACGGCATCGCCACCGTCACCCTCGACCGACCGGAGAAGCTCAACGCGCTCACCTTCGGCGCCTACGCCGACCTGCGCGACCTGCTCGCGGAACTCTCCCGGGAACGCTCCGTGCGCGCCCTCGTCCTCGCCGGCGAGGGCCGCGGCTTCTGCTCCGGAGGCGATGTCGACGACATCATCGGCGCCACCCTCGCCATGGACACCGCCCAGCTCCTCGACTTCAACCGGATGACCGGCCAGGTCGTGCGCGCCCTGCGTGAATGCCCCTTCCCCGTGATCGCCGCGGTCCACGGCGTCGCCGCCGGCGCCGGGGCCGTCCTCGCCCTCGCCGCCGACTTCCGCGTCGCCGACCCCACCGCCCGGTTCTCCTTCCTCTTCACCAGGGTCGGGCTCTCCGGCGGAGACATGGGCGCGGCGTATCTGCTGCCCCGCGTCGTCGGCCTCGGCCACGCCACCCGGCTGCTGATGCTCGGCGAACCCGTCCGCGCCGCAGAGGCCGAACGCATCGGACTCATCAGCGAACTCACCGAGGAGGGGCAGGCCGACAAGGCCGCCGCGGACCTCGCCCGCCGCCTCGCCGACGGACCCGCCCTCGCCCACGCCCAGACCAAGGCCCTGCTCACCGCGGAACTCGACATGCCGCTCGCGGCCTCGGTCGAGCTGGACGCCGCCACCCAGGCCCTGCTGATGAACGGCGAGGACTACGCCGAGTTCCACGCCGCCTTCACCGAGAAGCGCGCCCCGAACTGGCAGGGACGATGA
- a CDS encoding ATP-binding protein, with protein sequence MPHSPGTAPAAEATGLWRIALPHTTAAVPIARALVRTALADVEDGADCDTAELLTAELVANAVEHTDGVSTIELAVELLPEGCRVEVHDPDPSPPGRLSDPPPHPVPDPWQEHGRGLLLVRTLSAACGHRPTARGKAVWFRLPGAPARA encoded by the coding sequence TTGCCCCACTCCCCCGGAACCGCCCCCGCCGCCGAGGCCACCGGCCTCTGGCGGATCGCGCTGCCGCACACCACCGCGGCGGTACCGATCGCCCGTGCGCTGGTGCGCACGGCCCTGGCGGACGTCGAGGACGGGGCCGACTGCGACACGGCGGAGCTGCTCACGGCGGAGCTGGTCGCCAATGCAGTCGAGCACACCGACGGCGTCAGCACGATCGAGCTGGCGGTGGAGCTGCTGCCGGAGGGCTGCCGGGTCGAGGTGCACGACCCCGACCCGTCCCCGCCCGGCCGGCTGTCCGACCCTCCCCCGCACCCGGTGCCCGACCCGTGGCAGGAGCACGGCCGCGGGCTGCTGCTCGTGCGCACGCTCAGCGCGGCCTGCGGACACCGTCCGACCGCGCGGGGGAAGGCCGTCTGGTTCAGACTCCCTGGGGCTCCCGCCCGGGCGTGA